In Candidatus Poribacteria bacterium, one DNA window encodes the following:
- a CDS encoding trypsin-like peptidase domain-containing protein, which produces MRKNINFYFTLLLTVVIVSSCAQSVDQQSDLELLTSVENAFVNIVNRSKPAIVGIFVTAPEGSEPQHRVGSGFIFREEGYILTNDHVVRDARHIMVTLLDDTRFEAELVGTDVNTDVAVLKIEREEAFPVLPLADSSKVRVGQFAIAIGNPFRLDYTVTTGVVSGKGRAILRGFSLIRYQDFIQTDAWINTGSSGGPLLNIRGEVIGINALIRRLDSGENTPAPAMAGAGFAIPINLVKTVGDQLIASGRVIRGYLGVSMRETRQGIRIRPVGENTPAYLGGLRRNDIIFEYNGEKVQKSVELQMLVAESQVGKRSVIKVLRQGHERTLNVTIGEVPPEWTGQAIDVESVSWKMLGLSVRKLRTGDFERYTYLTDEDQGVIVESVKEEAPGDNAKIPRGALIVAVNGQNITSIQELEAVLQKQQELEQELEQLILDIKSSHGEEKITVKLKPEK; this is translated from the coding sequence ATGAGAAAAAATATCAATTTCTATTTTACCTTGCTACTTACTGTCGTTATAGTTTCTTCGTGTGCGCAATCTGTTGATCAACAGAGCGATTTGGAACTGTTGACTTCTGTCGAAAACGCTTTTGTGAACATTGTAAACCGAAGTAAACCTGCTATTGTCGGAATTTTTGTTACAGCTCCGGAGGGATCTGAACCTCAACATCGTGTGGGATCAGGATTTATTTTTCGGGAAGAGGGCTACATTCTAACAAACGACCATGTTGTGCGGGACGCGCGACATATCATGGTGACATTGTTAGATGATACCAGATTTGAGGCAGAGCTTGTCGGGACAGATGTAAATACTGATGTCGCAGTTCTGAAGATTGAACGGGAAGAAGCCTTCCCCGTGCTTCCATTAGCGGATTCATCGAAGGTTCGGGTGGGACAATTCGCTATTGCTATCGGCAACCCATTCCGACTTGATTACACTGTAACGACGGGTGTTGTGAGCGGTAAAGGACGCGCTATTCTTCGCGGTTTTAGTTTGATTCGATACCAAGACTTTATTCAGACAGACGCTTGGATTAATACCGGTAGTAGCGGTGGTCCGTTGCTGAATATCCGCGGTGAAGTTATTGGCATTAATGCATTAATTCGGCGGCTTGATAGCGGTGAAAATACACCGGCTCCCGCGATGGCAGGGGCAGGATTCGCTATTCCCATCAATCTCGTGAAGACCGTTGGCGATCAACTGATTGCCAGTGGACGTGTTATCCGCGGTTACCTTGGTGTTTCGATGCGGGAGACAAGGCAAGGCATCCGCATCAGACCTGTCGGCGAAAATACACCCGCATACCTTGGGGGACTCCGACGCAACGACATCATTTTTGAATACAATGGCGAAAAAGTGCAGAAGTCCGTTGAACTCCAAATGCTTGTTGCTGAATCACAGGTAGGTAAGCGATCTGTGATTAAGGTTTTGCGGCAAGGACACGAAAGAACATTGAATGTGACTATCGGTGAAGTGCCACCTGAATGGACAGGGCAGGCTATTGATGTTGAATCTGTCTCTTGGAAAATGCTCGGTTTGTCGGTTCGGAAGCTGAGAACAGGCGATTTTGAAAGATATACTTACTTAACCGATGAGGATCAGGGCGTTATCGTTGAGAGCGTTAAGGAAGAGGCACCCGGAGACAATGCCAAAATTCCACGCGGTGCACTCATTGTTGCGGTTAATGGGCAGAATATCACCAGCATACAAGAACTTGAAGCAGTCCTCCAAAAGCAACAGGAACTTGAACAAGAGCTTGAGCAACTAATCCTCGATATTAAGAGTAGCCACGGTGAGGAAAAAATCACTGTAAAGTTAAAACCTGAAAAATGA
- a CDS encoding DEAD/DEAH box helicase family protein has product MKTATPLTLRDIFSPGGLISQQLEGYEFRQEQLQMAHEVARAFEASEHLVVEAGTGVGKSFAYLIPAISLALKAEQKVVISTNTISLQEQLVTKDIPFLQRVLPRDFNVVLAKGRRNYLSRRRLKNLLHYERGLFDTYEEVEEVAGIEEWVDRTIDGSRTDLDWQPQPQVWDKVASDRDNCLGRNCETYDTCFYFKARREMHDADLLIVNHHLLFSDLAIRKDTEEAIGVLPDYDYLIIDEAHHLEATATNHASVNFSNTRVKWLLDSLYNDRNEGGLAKRFTSPQLMLQVEKAREQANILFSNIIDFMEEIDAAGSSTTLTQRIDESDFVRNVLDAPLADITKTLKRLHENAITDDDEQEITAHHRYCERLRDELDMIIRQSDPDYVYWTEISTRGLTPRILLNATPANVNQILQDHLFTLKSSIVMTSATLSTNRNFDYFKKRVGISDCRELLAHSPFDFKKQVQIHIPPGMPHPNSNAFVPATIQKIKHYLKLTHGKAFVLFTSYKMMDEVYESVAPDLEEMGIDTFKQGGDLSRTAMLQAFREDTDSVLFGTSSFWEGVDVRGESLSNVIITRLPFEVPTHPVMEARVKQIKEQGGNEFFEFSLPEAVLRLKQGFGRLIRTQTDEGIVVILDPRIRTASYGKQFLDSLPNCEIVEK; this is encoded by the coding sequence ATGAAAACAGCAACTCCTCTGACGCTTAGAGACATATTTAGTCCCGGCGGACTTATATCGCAACAACTTGAAGGATATGAGTTCCGCCAAGAACAACTACAGATGGCACATGAGGTCGCTCGAGCTTTTGAAGCTTCCGAGCACCTGGTTGTTGAAGCCGGAACTGGTGTGGGTAAAAGTTTCGCCTATTTGATTCCCGCGATCTCCCTTGCACTCAAGGCGGAGCAGAAAGTTGTTATTTCAACAAATACCATCAGTCTACAGGAACAACTCGTCACGAAAGATATTCCTTTTCTACAGCGTGTACTCCCGCGCGATTTCAATGTAGTGTTGGCAAAAGGACGGCGTAATTACCTGTCCCGGAGACGGCTCAAAAATTTGCTGCATTACGAACGCGGATTGTTTGATACATACGAAGAGGTGGAAGAGGTCGCAGGGATTGAAGAGTGGGTAGACCGAACAATAGACGGGAGCAGAACTGACCTTGATTGGCAGCCTCAGCCGCAAGTGTGGGATAAGGTCGCTTCCGACAGGGATAATTGTCTCGGACGCAACTGTGAGACCTACGATACCTGTTTCTATTTCAAAGCTCGACGGGAAATGCACGATGCCGACCTGCTTATCGTGAACCACCACCTCCTTTTCAGCGATCTTGCGATCCGTAAGGACACCGAGGAAGCGATAGGAGTCCTACCTGATTACGACTACCTCATTATTGATGAAGCACACCACTTAGAAGCAACAGCAACCAACCACGCGAGCGTCAATTTCAGCAACACCCGTGTCAAATGGCTTCTCGATTCCCTTTACAATGATCGGAATGAAGGAGGTTTAGCGAAGAGGTTCACTTCACCACAACTGATGCTTCAAGTCGAGAAGGCGCGTGAACAGGCGAATATCCTTTTCAGTAATATCATTGATTTCATGGAAGAAATTGATGCTGCGGGAAGTTCAACTACGCTTACGCAGCGCATTGATGAAAGCGATTTCGTCAGAAATGTATTGGATGCTCCACTTGCTGATATTACAAAAACGCTGAAACGTCTCCATGAAAATGCCATCACGGACGATGATGAACAAGAAATTACTGCACACCACCGCTATTGCGAACGCCTCCGTGATGAATTAGATATGATAATTCGGCAAAGCGACCCGGATTATGTCTATTGGACTGAAATATCAACGCGCGGGCTGACACCGCGCATCCTTCTAAATGCCACGCCAGCAAACGTGAATCAGATACTGCAAGATCATCTATTCACTTTAAAAAGTAGTATCGTGATGACAAGTGCGACGTTGTCTACCAATCGTAACTTTGATTACTTTAAAAAACGGGTCGGGATAAGTGACTGTCGCGAACTTCTCGCCCATTCACCCTTTGACTTTAAAAAACAGGTCCAAATCCATATACCGCCTGGCATGCCACACCCAAACAGCAATGCGTTTGTACCAGCAACGATCCAAAAGATTAAGCACTATCTCAAGTTGACCCACGGCAAGGCGTTTGTCCTCTTCACGAGTTATAAGATGATGGATGAGGTGTACGAGTCCGTCGCACCTGACTTGGAGGAGATGGGGATTGACACTTTCAAACAGGGAGGCGATCTTTCACGAACAGCTATGCTTCAAGCATTTCGCGAGGATACGGACTCCGTTCTATTTGGAACTTCCAGTTTCTGGGAAGGCGTTGACGTGCGTGGTGAATCACTCAGCAATGTTATTATCACGCGGCTGCCTTTTGAGGTGCCAACGCATCCAGTAATGGAAGCACGGGTAAAACAGATTAAGGAACAGGGTGGAAACGAGTTCTTTGAATTCAGTTTACCGGAAGCAGTCTTGCGCCTGAAACAGGGATTTGGGAGACTCATCCGCACGCAAACCGATGAGGGAATTGTGGTTATTCTTGATCCGCGGATTAGAACAGCCAGTTACGGGAAACAGTTTTTAGATTCACTGCCAAACTGTGAGATTGTAGAAAAATAA
- a CDS encoding M6 family metalloprotease domain-containing protein: MIKHFLATCCVSILILLFSSLGITAPPNPYLFFNQDSASGELVPKAPQSRAKFLEALDGCCLVKEQGVLQSDGIEYVLALKIDFVDMPGRRKGAEFDRYLFATEGVSLKTYYRENSYGQMDVQPGPMGGVIPAGNAWIRAKKPMTYYGEGSRILERYRELVREACEAVDASVDFSKYDRDADGVVDHVFVIHSGNDQASTGVIDDIASLLIPSVNAVHDGVRVNTAAIVAEEPDFEHPHLGIYFHEFFHDFGAPDVYGFDFTDARDHKWGLMSQFGPYQGPEAFGVGNGLEPSHIMGYLKWDFDARPQNGRLGWIQPVQITQNQQIDVPSFELAPGTNKLFKIDIHSSATPVRGESTEFFLIENRNKTSGATFDTHLPESGILIWHIDETNPYPLGTFDASQQIWLEDPSDPEHLGISQKDGAEFIDVQMITDGAAYSADDEQTAFTPGTVPNSNANDGTVTGISVTNIGAEGLTIPILVSFGDTYEPNDTFATAFRIEYGQTYESFLFDLNDTRDVYKLEAVRDVTILVTLADIPPGKGYRLSLYSEMGEVYATGENATDIAGLRIIYQPNRTGIFYLVVESDGGFSSVDSYRLRIEQLQAGDFAFEDTRVYPNPFRAGDTVMTFAYRLSASQVADNINLEIFAPTGALVYSETHENAGAQGKFEWSLATRSGAPVASGVYIYRISAVQADMLVQEIGKLSVIK, from the coding sequence TTGATTAAGCACTTTTTAGCTACCTGCTGCGTCTCTATCCTTATTCTTCTTTTTTCTTCATTAGGTATCACGGCACCCCCAAATCCCTATCTATTTTTTAATCAAGACTCAGCAAGCGGTGAATTGGTCCCCAAAGCACCTCAAAGTAGAGCAAAGTTTCTCGAAGCGTTAGACGGGTGTTGTCTTGTCAAAGAGCAAGGGGTTTTGCAGTCCGACGGCATAGAATATGTCCTCGCTTTGAAAATAGATTTTGTTGACATGCCGGGACGTAGAAAGGGCGCAGAATTTGATAGATACCTCTTTGCGACAGAAGGCGTTTCTCTCAAAACCTATTATCGTGAAAATTCTTACGGGCAGATGGATGTCCAACCCGGTCCAATGGGCGGCGTTATTCCGGCTGGTAACGCGTGGATCCGTGCCAAAAAGCCGATGACCTATTACGGCGAAGGTAGTAGAATCCTTGAACGTTACCGGGAGTTAGTTCGCGAAGCGTGTGAAGCAGTAGATGCAAGTGTCGATTTTTCAAAATATGATCGAGACGCAGACGGTGTTGTAGACCATGTTTTCGTTATTCATTCAGGCAACGACCAGGCTTCCACGGGCGTTATTGATGACATTGCGTCTCTTCTAATACCTTCCGTTAATGCTGTTCATGATGGCGTTCGCGTCAATACGGCTGCTATTGTGGCTGAAGAACCTGATTTTGAGCACCCACACTTGGGAATCTATTTCCATGAGTTTTTTCATGATTTCGGCGCGCCTGATGTCTATGGATTCGATTTTACAGACGCACGGGACCATAAATGGGGGCTGATGAGTCAGTTCGGACCCTATCAGGGACCTGAGGCATTCGGAGTCGGAAATGGCTTAGAACCGAGTCATATTATGGGATACCTCAAATGGGATTTCGATGCGAGACCTCAAAACGGTCGTCTCGGTTGGATTCAACCCGTTCAGATTACACAAAACCAACAAATTGATGTCCCCAGCTTTGAACTTGCCCCCGGAACAAATAAACTTTTCAAGATTGATATTCACTCGTCGGCAACTCCCGTTCGTGGTGAATCGACAGAATTTTTCCTTATAGAAAATCGGAACAAAACGTCAGGGGCGACCTTTGATACCCATCTGCCTGAGTCCGGTATTCTGATTTGGCATATTGACGAAACGAACCCGTATCCACTTGGCACCTTTGATGCTTCCCAACAGATATGGCTTGAGGATCCCTCGGATCCTGAACACCTCGGTATCTCTCAAAAAGACGGTGCTGAGTTTATAGATGTGCAAATGATAACGGATGGTGCCGCTTACTCTGCTGACGATGAACAGACTGCCTTTACACCCGGCACCGTGCCGAACAGTAATGCAAACGATGGAACTGTTACCGGTATCTCAGTTACGAATATTGGAGCAGAAGGGCTTACGATTCCAATCCTTGTGTCGTTTGGGGATACTTATGAACCAAACGATACGTTTGCGACTGCGTTCCGTATTGAATATGGGCAGACTTACGAATCCTTTCTTTTCGATCTGAATGATACGCGCGACGTTTACAAACTGGAGGCAGTTCGCGATGTCACTATTTTAGTAACATTGGCTGACATTCCACCGGGCAAAGGTTATCGTTTATCTCTTTACTCAGAGATGGGTGAAGTGTATGCGACTGGAGAAAACGCTACCGACATCGCTGGGTTGAGAATTATTTACCAGCCCAATAGGACAGGGATATTTTACCTTGTCGTGGAATCCGACGGTGGATTCAGCAGTGTTGATTCTTACAGATTGCGCATAGAGCAGCTTCAGGCGGGGGATTTCGCCTTTGAGGATACGCGGGTGTATCCAAATCCGTTCCGTGCGGGTGATACAGTGATGACGTTCGCCTACCGGCTTTCTGCTTCACAGGTTGCGGATAACATCAACCTTGAGATTTTCGCACCGACAGGTGCTCTTGTTTATAGTGAAACGCACGAGAATGCAGGCGCACAAGGAAAGTTTGAATGGTCGCTTGCAACCCGCAGCGGCGCGCCTGTCGCATCAGGTGTTTATATCTATCGTATTTCTGCAGTGCAAGCGGATATGCTTGTCCAAGAAATTGGGAAGTTGAGTGTCATAAAATAA